The DNA sequence CACACTtcatcatttatatatatattttattttttatttttttacagtctGCTACTGTGGCTTAAACACAGCCAAAAAGAATACTGTGAATTATGCAAACACCGGTTTGCATTTACACCAAGTGAGTAGCAATGTTCCTCAAGCCCCGTGAAAATCGCAGATGAGTCTTACATGTGACATGCATAGATATAaatccctccccttctccccgtTTCCAAGTTTATTCCCCAGATATGCCCTCGCGACTGCCGGTCCAGGACATCTTTGCAGGGCTGGTGACCAGTGTGGGGACAGCCATCCGGTACTGGTTCCACTACACGCTGGTGGCCTTTGCTTGGCTGGGCGTGGTGCCGCTTACTGCATGTAGGTCCTAACTGGTTGCTGTGTTGGTCTGAGATTTTCCTCATAGGAACTACAAATGGGCAGGATGATTGTTCTGACTGTTCTGTATGTGTTGTATGTGTcatatgaatatgaatgacTGAGTAATATGGTTGTAATTGACTGTGGATTATCTTTCTTCATCACCAACAGGTCGTATCTACAAGTGCTTATTTACGGGCTCCGTGAGCTCGCTCCTCACCCTGCCACTAGACATGCTCTCGACGTAAGATAGCACTCATCTCTCACCTCTactacacacacgctcactgtAACTGTTGGTACACATGCTTTCTCTTCTGGTGACTGCGCATGTGTCATGCACATGCTGTATGATTAATTCAAACTTTATTGAAATAATTGCTCCAACCTTCTCCCTctactttctctttctccttccatcctccatcctcctctcactcttcctcccgCCCTCCTTCCACCCCCAGGGAGAACCTGCTGGCTGACTGCCTGCAGGGCTGCTTTGTGGTCACGTGCACCCTGTGTGCCTTCATCAGTCTGGTGTGGCTCAGGGAGCAGATCGTGCACGGCGGGCCACCCAACTGGCTGGAGCACAACCACCAGCCCCCGGCCCCGCACCAGCCTGACCAAGCGGAGCGCAACGAGGTCAGCTGCATCGCCCCCCTGCCAAATCCAAACACGGGTTCCCCGTCGCTCGCACACATCGCTTTTCCGCAGTTCATTAGAATGATTTCGCAGCATCTTTCACCCACGGATATATTGCTTtttcaacatattttcaacGGGTTGTGCCTCCCAAAGGAAGCACCAGTGGACCCCGCTGTAGCTCCCGAGGGCCCGGTTCTAGAGCCAGCCGATGCCGGAGAGGAGGCCGAgctggacgaggaggaagaggaagatgacgaCGAAGAGggcgaagaagaggaggaggaggaagaggaggggcagCAGGAGGAAGCCGCCGATGGCAACAATGGAGGCCAAGGTGAGGGGGTGTTCCCGAGGTCAAAGATCGAAGTGCATGGTCGACCGGGGTTACTAAAGGCTATCTCCTTATCTTATCGCCTTTTTCTTTTTGATGGTTAGATACGTTACAATACAATGGTAGAGCAGGGAAGTCACGTCCTACACAAACTGGAAGCACGGAAACTACATGGCATTAAACAGGAGAAGGCCAACTtccaataacaataaaaaaaatcttacAAAAGTAAGTTGGACACCTATTTATTCTTGTGTGTCTGGTGGTGTGCAGAAGACCTGAACTGGAACGCTCTGGAATGGGACCGCGCTGCCGAGGAGCTGAcctgggagagggtgagagatgcCGTTTCAACCAGTTGTCATGGTCATTTGGGGGACACTTTAAGCTGGAGCTTTTTACAATATCACAAGTGTTTACATCTCTAATCACGGGGTGCCCCAGGGGGACTCAcacccctaaccctggcagtgttgATGCTCGCGCTTGAAGGACGCTGATGGGAATCGACTGATATTTGATTTTCTCTGCTTTGTAGATGCTCGGTCTGGATGGCTCGCTCGTCTTcctggtaagtgtgtgtgcacctacacatgcgcacacactcgcactcacaaCTCGCACTCACAATCAGCAAGAGCTTTATTGCCGTGTCAGTGTTGGGAGAATTTGTTTAAAAATAATCAGATACAAAACATAACTGTAAATGCAATCACATAAAGAATCacataataaaatatacaaaatccAACATAAGAAATCAAAGGGAAAAGGGTTAAAATTGACTCACTGatttaacagacacacacacatacgccgcAATGCAATGATATGGATGATATGGATGATATGGatgtgtggtcctctgtgtgtcCCTCCAGGAGCATGTGTTCTGGGTGGTGTCTCTGAACACCCTGTTCATCCTGGTGTTTGGTGAGTTCCCACCAGACCCGCACTGTAGGTCCCAAAAGCAGTAGACCCTTTCAGACTCCATTTGAATCCTAGCTTCGGAGTGGCTTCGTAAGACTTGATAGATACTAAGTGACTTCTTCATTCCTCTTTTTGCATGTACAACTATTGTGCAGAATTGCTTTTGGAAACGACTCTTTAGCAGTCACCTTTCTCCAAAAGACTCTTTACCGGATTACATGTCATGTATTACATGATGCTTTACCATACCTAATATTATAGTGTGTATCTGGAATACGTGAGGCAATACACGTTAAGGGAAATCCGGCCTCCGTACGTGTAATTTCCGTGAGAGGCTCAGGCAAGAAAAAACTTTTAGAAGGTCTTGACTGAGGTGAAGATGAGTAGGTGTGACCAGGTACCAGCTGAATGCAGCATTAACCTACCCTCCATACTCCCTCGTCCCCACAGCGTTCTGCCCCTACCACATCGGCCACTTCTCTGTGGTAGGCCTCGGCTTGGAAGAAAACGTAAGTATTTGATATTGAATAATAGGAGAAATTATGTAATGCATGTACAAATTAGAACTGGCATGTACTGCTACTGAAAGTGTCGGTAGTGTACATTGTAAGATATTGTTAAAATTCTAAATCAGTATgatggtttgtttgtttaataATGGTTAGGTCGGATAATGgtatgttaaatgtttgataaACGTACCCTTATTACTAAGCGTTACAAAGTGATATAATAGATATTATTCATTTTCAGATATTTTGTCCATTTGCTGAAGAAGCTCTGTTGTGATCAGACGTgaatatgtttttgtatttcctcttgtgtgttgtggttgttgtggatGCTGCAGGTTAAAGACTCCCACTTCGATGGCCTTCTCACCACCATTCTGGGCTACATCCTCCTGGCCGCCGCACTCATAGTCTGCCATGTATCCTGGAAGTGACCCGGAGCAAAGCAGCGCGTGCAATGAACGCACATGCTCGGAGTGTGTGTCCTGTACGCCTGTGTAGAGGCCGGTGTGCAAGTTGTTTAGTCAAATAATGAGTTAActcgtgtgtttgtttgttggttagTTAGCTAGCGATTTTCTGAGACTAGCTAGCTATCTAGTTTGGTTGTTAGTAGGTTGGTTAGCTAGAAAGCTGGTCTgagtgtttttctttcttcatctGAACTGCCATAACCTACTTACTTCCATAACTAGGTTTCTGTCTATAGTATATAGTGACAGAACTAATGTCTCAGTAAGTACAGCGTGAGAGTTGAAGTTGCGGTTTTAAGATTGGTTTCTAGTTTTGTCGTGAAGAAGAGTGTTCCAcgctgtgtgtttggggtccTTAGCGTGGGGTCTCCCAGACGCTGGCCTCCCTGGTGAGGTTCCAGAAATCCAGACGGCTCCTGGGAGTCTGTTACATCGTCGTCAAGGTAACCGGCAGTCCCTCGATCGACGTGGACCGTGCTCTGAATGCAGATTCTGCCTCTTTTGGAGGGCGAGACTTGCTTTCTGCAGTCAGATTAACGATAAATATTGTTCTGCTTTTTTCAGGTCTCCTTGttggttgtcatggagatagGATTGTTCCCTATGATTTGCGGCTGGTGGCTGGACATCTGCTCATTGGTTTGTCAATCACACTAAAACTCAAACTCCTCCCATTTGACACACACTGTGAAATATAGGTTCCACATATTCAATAAATGGTTAAACGGTTAAATTAGGCAGGTAGTCTAGTGGTTTGAATGTTTTTAACCCCACCAAAAGGTTCATGGTACAAATCATACCAGAACGCAGTATTTTTGGATGAAAGTATGTTAAATTGCTAAATATATAATTTGTATTAAATGCAAAAATCCTGTATTTGAAAAGcaatgtgtgtgcttttgtgttgcAGGAGATGTTTGATGCCACTCTGAAGGACCGTCTGCAGAGTTTTGACTCTGCCCCCGGCACCACCATGTTCCTCCATTGGCTGGTGGGCATGGTCTACGTCTTCTACTTCGCCTCTTTCATCCTGCTCCTCAGAGAGGtatgctgtgtgcatgtgtctttggTGACGATTCTGGTGTTCCTAGTGCGTTTGACTCCGGGCCAAAAAATTCTGGGatcaaaccccaatgtctgcagtcgaCCTGTAGGTATCATTGAGCAAGGTGACCCAGCTCATTCAGGACCTGTATCTGAAATCCCTTTCAGACACGTCGGGTAAATGCTCCTGctaattgtgtgtgcgtgtgcgtgtgcgtgcgtgtgtgtgcgtatctagGTGCTCCGACCTGGTGTTCTGTGGTTTCTGAGGAACCTGAACGACCCGGACTTCAACCCGGTCCAGGAGATGATCCACCTGCCGGTGTACCGTCACCTGCGAAGGTTCATCCTCTCCCTGGTCAGTCAGCCCCTGGGTCTCCAGAACTATAGTCCGGAACTACTTTAACCAACTGTCCCACTGCATGTACGCCGTTTCCAGGCCCTTATGTTAAAATACCCATTGGTAATTGATTCTTGAACTTTGAGATATTTCTAAAAGGAATAAAAGTCCCAAGAAAAAGTCCCTTAAAGAGTATATTGGTAATACATGAAATGGTCATGAATAAAACCATGTCTTTCACGaacaaaagacagacagaaatctTTAATGAATATTTAATTAACCCATAGTTGGAATCAGAGTTTTTTATGGTGCATGCCTTTCTTGTTGCGTTATTACTGTATttatcccgtgtgtgtgtgtttgtgtgtttgtctgctccCCAGGTGGTGTTTGGCTCCATAGTACTACTGATGCTGTGGCTTCCAATCAGAATCATCAAACTCATCCTTCCTACCTTCCTGCCCTACAACGTCATGCTCTACAGGTTAATGAACACTTATTTCCCTTTCAGTTATGCACGTAAATGTTGTTTAAAAGGGGACCTAGCATTCTAGTCTGTGCCCTCTTCAATAAGAAAACCTCTAAGCCAATCACCTGGAAGACAACTGATAGAGATCCTATTGGCCAAATCAGCTCACTGTACACACATTATCTACATGAACAGGACGTTCAGAGAGATGCACACGTTACAATTTCTATGCATCCAATAGTCAACCTCAAAATCCGCCAGTGACTAAAaaagggtgtgtctgtgtcactttagaaaaataaatgtgcaaaatgACTACATAGTAAAAACTAAATCAGAACTTCTACCTTCTATGATAGATATTAGAATCGCTGCATAATGACAAAGTGATGTTTCCTCCTTACGGTTGCCCCACACCCTAGCCACGCCCCCTGACGGTGTGTTTGCCCCGCCCCCTGTCTCCTTAGCGACGCCCCGGTCAGCGAGCTGTccctggagctcctcctcctgcaggtggTGCTGCCGGCCCTCCTGGAGCAGGGCCACACCCGGCAGTGGCTCAAACGGCTGGTCCACGCATGGACCTTCACCGCCGGATACGTGCTGTAAGCcgggacccccacacacacacacacacacacacacactcacagtcacacacagtcacacacacagtcacacaaagtcacacacacagtcagacagtcacacagtcacacagtcacacagtcacacacacacacacacacacacacacacacacacacacacacacacacacacacacacacacacagtcagacacccCGGTCGGTCAGAATGGAGCCTGGGTCCTCCACTAAGGCATCTCAGGATGTGGTTAGCGCGTTAGCTGCCCCTGTACCACCGCCTCCCTGTCTGGGAGAGATGAGAGTCCTCATGGTCCCCATGAAAGTCCTCTCAAGTGGACCAGCCTAATCAatacatgccccccccccccccacagggacCTCCACTCCTACCTGCTGGGGGagtacgaggaggaggacgagaggcAGGCCCACGACCACGAGAGGATGGGCGGCCTGCGGGAGGGGCTCCACGCCCTCCACCAGGCCCTGCTGCATCAGGGCGGGCCCCTGGGCTTCCAGCCCTACTACCGACCAATCCACTTCCCCCTCAAGGTGGGCGCCGGCCAATCGCGTCATCGGGGCGTGGTTCTGGGGAGTGGGGGATGAGCAACGAGCCCACTGGGTGTGGCATCTGTAGTGTAAACCGCATATCCCACAATTGTTGATGTTGAAAAGGAGAGATAAATTCTGTGtgttcttatgtgtgtgttccgAGCAGATCGTTCTGCTGGTGGTCTTCATGTGTGTGACCCTCTTACTGGCCAGCCTGACGTGTCTGACTCTACCAGGTGagtcttaacacacacacacagtcttttttctctttccctcttctcccatctcctctcttcccctcggCTTCTATTCTGCCATTTCGATTCATTCTCTCGTTTTCTACTCTATTTCTCCATCCTAAAACGACCTGCGCTCCCAGAAATGCCCTGTCTCGGATTTAGCAAGCACTATCTCATCCTCTTTCGGGGCGGATCACACAGAACAGTGTTCTCGGAAAAGTGCCGCCCCCTTTCCCATTGTCTCCCCATGGTACTAAGTGGTACCACCAAACACTCTGCCATGGCGTTTTGGGAgcgttggtgtctgtgtgtgtggggcgtcGCCCTAGACGCTGCCTAttagccgccccccccccccacaccactccCGTCTCTCCCCAGTGCTGGTGGGCCGCTGGCTGATGTCCCTGTGGATGGGCGTGGCCACGGTGCACGAGCTGTacacggcggcgggggggctgtACGTGTGCTGGCTGGCGGTGCGCGGCATCACCATCCTGCTGGCCTGGATgccccaggggcccggggccatcCTGCAGAAGGTGCAGGAGTGGACCCTCATGGTGaccaatggacacacacacacacacacacacacacacacacacacacacacacacacacacacacacacacacacacacacacacacacacacacacacacacacacacacacacacacacacacacacacacacacacacacactcataccccttcacatgcacaaaaacgCACATCACACATATGTACATGTGACCAAAGGTCATGGGATGTTGTCCTATGGCCCTTAAGTGCACTAGGCGGTATTCACTATAAAATACAGATGTATTTCAGGAGGAAATGGAAAGGCCCATTTTGCTGTGTGTTGCTTTATTCGCTCTGACCCTGTATCATCCACAACCACGATCTCACAGCACCTCCTTCTGGTACCCAGATTAAATAAAGTAGCCCTCGTAATTGCAAAGATGTCCACTATTCTCTTTGGGTGTGTTGTTTTCGGTGGCGATGAGGAGGttgatccctgtgtgtgtgtgtgtgtctgctgctcCGTCAACAGATCGTGaagacggtggtggtggcggccatGCTGGCCGGGCTGATCCCCctgctgctgggcctgctgtttgagctggtggtggtggccccTCTCCGAGTCCCTCTGGCCCAGACGCCTCTCTTCTACCCCTGGCAGGTAACCTCAGCCTCCGGCCCCGGGCCTCTGGGTGTCTCTCTGGGCAAGCTGTTGCCTCGCTCCCAGGGTTTATAACTGGGTAACCAGGAAGTCAGAGACTGGGGACTGTTGACTGGTCTACAGCTCATAGGAAGTCAGAGACCAGGGACGTTCTGTTGCCAGGATAATGCTACAATTCATGACCCTCTCTCAGCCCTCTCTTCATCTATATATTGAGTTATTATAATATCTAAAATTCAAATCCAAGAAGGTTCTGGGAAGACTTGTGGAAAAAGAACGGCTGCCTCTCGGAGAAGGATTTGCCCAAACCTATTCTTGTCTGGAAAATAGTTATTTGTTTAATAGCAATCGTTTTGTCACCCATGAGACCTGATGTAGTGGTGATGTTGACCTGTTTGGACACTCTGTGTTGTGTGATGTTTCTGTGACAGGACTGGGCCCTGGGTGTGCTCCATGCCAAAATAATCGCCGCCATTACACTTATGGGCCCCCAGTGGTGGCTCAAAACGGTTATCGAGCAGGTCGGTACCatatttcaaaataagagcgtttCCAATGCCTTTGGCCAACTAACCGTTTTATTTAGACAATACCATGTGTCAGTAACAATATAACTTAACATCTCTTTAATGATTCAAGCATACCAGCGTAGATggcatttatttttgttcaaatGATACTGTGTTACAGACACCGATTTTTCAATTGGACTGGATTACTATGAATCCCAAATTTTACACCTGTTGGTTTTTACTCTTCCTTCTCGCAGGTCTACGCCAACGGTGTGCGTAACATCGACCTGAACTTCATCGTGCGGCGGCTGGCGGCTCCGGTCATCTGTGTGCTGCTGCTATCCCTGTGCCTGCCCTACACCATCTCAAGAGGCATCGTGCCGCTAGTGGGTCAGTTCCACACCGGATGTGCACTGAGCAGCATCATGTGTTTCACGAGTTCAACATGGGCGGGAGTTACAAAGTGCACGTGTTAGGAACTCACTACGATTCATTTCACCAATTTCCTCCATctacacatccatccatcccaatTAGCAAACAGTGTCTCTCTTTCCATCAGATATGACAGGAAATTTTCCAGGAACAGTGTTTCTAGTTTAAAATGGTCACTCTACAttccttattgtgtgtgtgtgtgtgtgtgtgtgtgtgtgtgtgtgtgtgtgtgtgtgtgtgtgtgtgtgtgtgtgtgtgtgtgtgtgtgtgtgtgtgtgtgtgtgtgtgtgtgtgtgtgtgtgtgtgtgtgtgtccccgccAGGCGTGGAGCCAGACATGCAGGTTCTGGTGGAGAGGAGGATCTACCCCTTTCTGCTGATGGCCGTGGGGCTGCTGGCCGTGCTCTGCTTCCAGCTGCGCCAGTTCAAGCGCCTCTATGAGCACATCAAGAATGACAAGTCAGTAGTAGTACATTCTACAACACTGGGGTATATTTTACAGCACTGTGGTATTCTAGAGCAGTAGGTTGGATTCTATAGCAATGAGGTATATTAGAGCAGTCTGGTATATCCTACATCAATGGGGTACATTCTAGAGCAGTGGGGTATGTTCTAGAGCAGTGGGGTATGTTCCAGAGCAGTGGGGTACGTTCCAGAGCAGTGGGTTATGTTCCAGAGCAGTGGGGTATGTTCCAGAGCAGTGGGTATGTTCTAGAGCAGTGGGGTATGTTCTAGAGCATTGGGGTATGTTCTAGAGCAGTGGGGTACGTTCCAGAGCAGTGGGGTACGTTCCAGAGCAGTGGGGTATGTTCCAGAGCAGTGGGGTATGTTCTAGAGCAGTGGGGTATGTTCTAGAGCCGTACGGTATGTTCTTGAGTAGTTTATTACGTTCGACATTAGTGAGGTATACTTTTATAACTGTTGGTTATACCCTAGAAGTGTGGGTAATAATTGTAAAACATTGGGGTATATTTGAGAAAAGTGGCACATAGTCTAGAATAGTGAGGTATTCTAGAACCGTGGTTGTATATTAATATGAACCGAACCCCACCacctgctcccccctcccccgtgtGTCCTGCAGGTATCTGGTTGGCCAGCGGCTGGTGAACTACGAGCGCAAGGCGGCCCAGTgcgccgcctcctccccctccccctagcCGCGTAGGACTTTATTTTGAAAGGCTCTCCAGCTGACACTAAGACCCCCCACTGCAGGGGAGGTTGGTCTCTGACATTTCAGACGGTTTGAAGGAAGGATACGTGAACATTTCTGCTGATGAGGCGGGAAAACGGCAAGTGTGTTTGTACGCCACCTTTAGCAATGTCGCATCGGTATAGTGAAAAATGGCAAAACAAAAGCTGTAATATGCAGATGGTGAGACATTTAGCATGAggcagtttttattttttacatatttattcgatgaatttgatttgattgtttttttaaaatagATTTCAGTAGTGCGTGTTTGGACCAAGATGATAGAGGCTCCAAAAACTAATTTTAACAACTACTACCAGaatgtttgttatttttagCCAATTTTTGTATACTTTATGTTTAAAATCCTTTCTGTGTGTAATCGCAAAGTAGATGTTATAACTGCAGGTGGATTCATGCTGATGAATATATTTCTAAACAGGCAGAGGACTAACTTTAAAAGCTTTTAAGTTAACTCTCAGAGGTGACATTCACTCAAGTACTGCAGACGGTGTATCACTCTGAACGTTTCTAAAATGTACATCTTTAGCATTTGGAAAGAAGGGCAAAAAAGGGCGCGGCCATGATTTTTACGTTCTCCATAAATTGCGTGTTATagacatataaaaaaaacattttgttctTTCAAAACCAGTTTAAGTTTAACAAGCCCAGTAAGGAGTGGAATTAAAAGACATTTGGTGAAAATGGAAACCAGGGACGACGACGACAGGAGCAGAATCACACTCGTTCACCTCGTTCCAGCCGGGACTCGACCACCACTGGGCGAGACTCGAACCCGCGCCCTCGGCTCTCCGTGGGAACAAACCTAGTGGGAATTTCATCGTGTGATCGAGGCTCTGGTTGGAACCACTGCCCGGTGGCTAATGTGTGAATGCTCTGCAACACTGAAAAAGTTTCTTAATAGTTTGTAGGTTATTTGTTTGCATCTCAGGGAAGAACCGGTGCAGCAGTAGGGGCTGAATGTTGCACCCTTTGTGCCTATATTTCGAGTATTACTAGAACCATGTTCTTGTGTGGACAACGTAGGACCCTTTTTCGACTTGTGTGTTTTGCACTTtatgcttttttctttttcttctgaaAAT is a window from the Gadus chalcogrammus isolate NIFS_2021 chromosome 8, NIFS_Gcha_1.0, whole genome shotgun sequence genome containing:
- the LOC130387377 gene encoding E3 ubiquitin-protein ligase MARCHF6-like, with protein sequence MDTSEEDICRVCRSEGTYDKPLFHPCVCTGSIKFIHQECLLLWLKHSQKEYCELCKHRFAFTPIYSPDMPSRLPVQDIFAGLVTSVGTAIRYWFHYTLVAFAWLGVVPLTACRIYKCLFTGSVSSLLTLPLDMLSTENLLADCLQGCFVVTCTLCAFISLVWLREQIVHGGPPNWLEHNHQPPAPHQPDQAERNEEAPVDPAVAPEGPVLEPADAGEEAELDEEEEEDDDEEGEEEEEEEEEGQQEEAADGNNGGQEDLNWNALEWDRAAEELTWERMLGLDGSLVFLEHVFWVVSLNTLFILVFAFCPYHIGHFSVVGLGLEENVKDSHFDGLLTTILGYILLAAALIVCHTLASLVRFQKSRRLLGVCYIVVKVSLLVVMEIGLFPMICGWWLDICSLEMFDATLKDRLQSFDSAPGTTMFLHWLVGMVYVFYFASFILLLREVLRPGVLWFLRNLNDPDFNPVQEMIHLPVYRHLRRFILSLVVFGSIVLLMLWLPIRIIKLILPTFLPYNVMLYSDAPVSELSLELLLLQVVLPALLEQGHTRQWLKRLVHAWTFTAGYVLDLHSYLLGEYEEEDERQAHDHERMGGLREGLHALHQALLHQGGPLGFQPYYRPIHFPLKIVLLVVFMCVTLLLASLTCLTLPVLVGRWLMSLWMGVATVHELYTAAGGLYVCWLAVRGITILLAWMPQGPGAILQKVQEWTLMIVKTVVVAAMLAGLIPLLLGLLFELVVVAPLRVPLAQTPLFYPWQDWALGVLHAKIIAAITLMGPQWWLKTVIEQVYANGVRNIDLNFIVRRLAAPVICVLLLSLCLPYTISRGIVPLVGVEPDMQVLVERRIYPFLLMAVGLLAVLCFQLRQFKRLYEHIKNDKYLVGQRLVNYERKAAQCAASSPSP